A window of the Phaenicophaeus curvirostris isolate KB17595 chromosome 9, BPBGC_Pcur_1.0, whole genome shotgun sequence genome harbors these coding sequences:
- the CDK1 gene encoding cyclin-dependent kinase 1 codes for MEDYTKIEKIGEGTYGVVYKGRHKVTGQVVAMKKIRLESEEEGVPCTAIREISLLKELLHPNIVCLQDVLMQDARLYLVFEFLSMDLKKYLDNIPSGQYLEHSLVKSYLYQILQGIVFCHSRRVLHRDLKPQNLLIDDKGVIKLADFGLARAFGIPVRVYTHEVVTLWYRSPEVLLGSARYSTPVDIWSIGTIFAELATKKPLFHGDSEIDQLFRIFRALGTPNNEVWPDVESLQDYKNTFPKWKPGSLKTHVKNLDEDGLDLLSKMLIYDPAKRISGKMALNHPYFDDLDKSTLPANLIKK; via the exons ATGGAGGACTACACAAAAATAGAGAAGATTGGGGAAG GTACCTATGGTGTTGTGTATAAAGGTCGGCACAAAGTCACAGGCCAAGTGGTTGCAATGAAGAAAATACGTCTAGAAAGTGAGGAGGAAGGTGTTCCATGTACTGCTATCCGAgaaatttctttattaaaagagCTGCTTCATCCCAATATAGTCTG TCTGCAGGATGTTCTTATGCAGGATGCAAGACTGTACCTTGTCTTTGAATTCCTTTCCATGGATCTCAAGAAATACTTGGATAATATTCCATCTGGCCAGTATTTGGAACATTCACTTGTTAAG AGTTACTTATACCAAATCTTGCAAGGTATTGTCTTCTGCCATTCAAGAAGAGTGCTGCACAGAGACTTAAAGCCTCAGAATCTCTTAATAGATGACAAGGGAGTGATTAAACTGGCAGACTTTGGATTGGCTCGAGCCTTTGGAATTCCGGTGCGGGTGTACACTCATGAA GTAGTGACACTGTGGTACCGGTCTCCAGAGGTGTTGCTAGGATCTGCTCGTTACTCTACTCCTGTAGATATATGGAGCATAGGTACCATATTTGCTGAGCTTGCAACTAAAAAGCCTCTTTTCCATGGTGACTCGGAGATTGACCAGCTCTTCAGAATCTTCAG AGCTCTAGGTACCCCCAACAATGAAGTATGGCCTGATGTGGAATCTCTGCAAGACTATAAAAACACATTCCCAAAATGGAAACCTGGCAGCCTGAAAACACATGTCAAAAACTTAGATGAAGATGGACTCGATCTGCTGTCT aaaatgttaatttatgATCCTGCAAAAAGAATTTCTGGCAAAATGGCCTTGAACCATCCATATTTTGACGACTTGGACAAATCCACTCTTCCTGCTAACTTGATTAAGAAATAA